In Paenacidovorax monticola, the genomic window GCCAAGGTGGCCGACGCCGGCAAGTTCGACCTGCTGGTCATGGGCACCCACGGCCACGGCGCCCTGGGCAAGCTCGTGATGGGCTCGGTGAGCACCCAGGTGCTGGCCAACAGCCAGGTGCCCGTTCTGCTGGTGCGCTGAAAGCGCTGCCCCACCCCTGACGCCACGCGCCACCTTCGGGTGGCGCGCCTGTTTCCGGCCCGCGCGGCGCGTGCCATTCAGTGCTGGTGCACCGCAGCATTCCCACACCATAATCCGCGCCGCCATGTCCGCCCACCGCCCCTGCCCTCGACCCTCTTCGCCACCGACCAGGCCGCGGGCGAGGCGCGCTTCGAAGCCTGGCGCGACAGCATTTCCGTGGTCTTCGACGTGGCTCCGCTCGCGCGCGAGGGCCTGGGCGGCTTCCAGGCATCGGTCAATGCGAGCCACCTCGGCGACCTGCTGGTGGGCGACCTGTGCTTCGGCGGGCAGCAGTTCTCGCGCGCGCGGCCGCGCCTGGCGCGCGACGGGCTCGACCACTACCTCGTGCAGTGGTACCGCGGCGGCGGCTTCATCGGCCAGCATGGCGACGGCGAAGACATGGAGGTGCGCCCCGGCGACATCACCGTGTTCGAGCTGGACCGTCCCCTGCGCACGTTCGCGCAACCCTCGCGGGTGCTCTCGCTCATCGTGCCGCGCGCCCTGGCCGACGAGGCATTCGGCAGCCCCGGCACCGACCTGCACGGCACCGTGCTAAGGGCGGACAACCCTCTGGGCGGTCTGCTGAGCGACCACCTCGCCTCGCTGCACCGGCGGCTGCCCACCATCGCCCTGGCGGACGCGCCCGCCGTGGTCCACGCCACCACCCAGATGCTGGCGGCCTGCCTGCGCCCCAGCCGGCGCACGCAGGCCGAGGCGCAGGACGCCCTGCACGGCGTGACGCTCGAGCGCATCCAGCAGCATATCGGCCGCCACCTCGGCACGCCGCTCGCGCCCGACACGCTGTGCGGCCGGTTCGGCATCTCGCGCAGCCTGCTCTACCGGCTGTTCGAGCCGCTCGGGGGCGTGGCGCACTACGTGCAGCAGCGGCGGCTGCAGCGCGCCTACCACGCGCTGGCCAACCCGGCCAACCAGCGGCTGCGCGTGGCCGAGATCGCCGCGCGCATGGGCTTCGCGAGCGAAGCGCATTTCAGCCGCGCCTTCCGCGCCGCCTTCGGCCTCACGCCCAGCGATGCACGCGCCATGGGCACGGCGGGCCGCGCCGCGGCGGGCACCGGCGCGCCGGCCTCGTCGGCCGAATACGCCGACTGGCTGCGCGGGCTGTAGACAGCCAGTCAAGCCGCGCCCAACGCACAGTCAAGCCGCAGGGGCGCCGCGCCCCGACGATGCCATGGCATGCCAAGCGGCGCGCCCACGCGCGCCCGCCACCGTGGACGGCATGGCCCTCACGCTCTCAACACCGTAGCTTTCGGCGCAGCATGTACCTGCGCTGCAGGCTTGTTTGTGCAAAACCATGGTCTGTTCCCTCCCTCTGCGCGCTCTGCTCCTGGCAGCCCTGGCTGGCACCAGCGCTGCGGCCGCCAGCGCCGCCGTGCTGTTCGACAACCTGGGCACCGGCGACGGCATCGGCTACACGGTGCAAGTTCCCATGCTCTGGGCCAACCGGCTGCCCGTGGGCCCCGCCCCGCCCGCATCACCAGCGTGGCGCTGGACATGGTCAACGCGCACAACCCCGACACGCCATTCACCATGCAGGTCTGCGGCAGCGCCCCGGGCGACGGAGCGCCCGCCGGTGACTGCCAGCCTTTCACTGCCGCCGCCATGGCTCCGTCACCAGGGCCGACCACCTTCACGGGCAGCTACACCGCGCGCGCATCGAGCCAGGTCTGGGTGATCTTCGCGGACCCCAGCGGCCCTGCGGGCCAGGGCTACCGGCTGGTCAGCCGCAGCAGCACGGGCGGACACCTGTGCCGCGAGTACATGGGGTGGCGGTGCTATGCCCAGTCCTGGGTCATGCAGCTGCAGGGCACGCTGCTGCCCTCGGCCACCGGCGCCAGCCCCGCCGTGGGCATGGCCAGCGGCGGGCTCTCCATCAACATCGAAGGGGCCCGCTTCACCGGCGCCACGGCCGTGGCCTTTGGCGGTACGCCGGCCGCCAGCTTCCAGGTGGAGAGCGACACCCGCATCACCGCCGTCACCCCCGCCCACGCGGTGGGCCCCGTGACCATCGAGGTCACCACCCCCGAGGGCACGGCCACGCTGGACGCGGGCTTCACCTTCGTCGCGCCCATCGACGGTGCCTGCGGCAACGCCCAGGGCCAGCCCACGGCCGCCGCACCCACCACCCAGCTCTGCAGCGCCGGCCAGGCCGGCAGCGTGCTGATGTCCGGCGACCGCACCGCCTACCTCTGGACCTGCACGGGCCTGTATGGCGGCAACGCCTCGCCGCAGTGCGCGGCTCCCTCGCTCCTGCCCTTCATCACCAGCGCCGGTCCCGCCAGCGCGGGCAGCAACGGGGGCGAACGCATCACGCTCATCGGCCATGCCCTGGACGGCACCACGGCCGTCACGTTCGGCGGGGTGGCCGCCGCCCGCTTCACGGTGGACAGCGCCACGCAGATCACCGCCACCACCCCTGCCCACGCCGCCGGCGCCGCCACCGTGGAAGTGACCACGCCGCATGGAACGGCGCAGCACACGGGCTTCGGCTTTGTCCAGTCCGTCAACGGTGCCTGCGGTGCGGCCGCAGGGCAGGCCAGCATCACCGCGCCCGCCACCCAGTTGTGCAGCGCGGGCACGGGGGGCCGCGTGGCCTCGGCGGGCGGTGCCTATGCCTGGGCCTGCGAGGGCGCACACGGAGGCACCACGAGCCAATGCACGGCCCCCTGGGCCGACACCGACAGCGAAGGCACGCGGGCTTCTGTCAGCGTGCCCGACGCCGCAGCCAACCAGGGCTGGACGCTGGCCGGGGCCCTTGTCCAGAGCAGCCTGCCCATGCCGCTGCCCCAGGGCGCGCGCTCGGCGTTCACGCCGCTGTCGCTGACCCTGGAGGGTGGCCAGACGGGCAGCCGCGCCAGCGTGACGGTGCACTACAGCCAGCCGGTGCCGCGCGACGCGGTCTATCTCAAGTTCGGCCCCAGCCCGGAAGGCCACGGCTGCACGGGCGCGGCCTGTGCCCGACCGCACTGGTACCCGCTCCCCGCCAGCGCCGCCGCGTTCTCGGCCGACCGTCTGAGCGTGACGCTGCAGCTCACCGATGGCGGCCTGGGCGATGGCGACGGCTCCGCCAATGGCCGCATCGCCGACCCCGGCCTGCCCGTGGTGCTGGCCACCGCGCCCGGCGGGGCGGTGCCGGTACCCGCACTCGGCCCCTGGGCGCTGGCCCTCCTGGCACTGCTGGCGCCGCTGGCCGGCGTGGCTGCGCGCCGCCGCTTGGCCCCTCGATAGCTACCGGGGCCGGGCGCCCGAGTGCATTGATCCCATTTTCACTTCAACTTCGTCGACAAAGGACTCTTCATGACCAGAACCTTCGCGGCCTCCACGCTGCGCACCGCCGCACTGCTGTCGCTGGCCACCTCTTTCGTGCCCGCTGCCTGGGCCCAGGCAGCGCCGGTGGGCGCCGTAGCCTACGCCCCCTGGGCGGCACCCAGGCCGTGCCCACGCTGTCGCAGTGGGGCATGGCGGCGCTCGCGCTCGTGCTGGCCGCGCTGGCGTCGCGCCTGCTGCGCGGCCAGGGGGGCGTGCTGCGCTTGGCCGCACTGGGCCTGCTGGCCGGCGCGGCGCTGCTGGCCTCCCCCTGGAGCGGCCAGGCGCTCGCGCGGCCGGCGGACGACGTGCTGCTCGACAACCCCGCTGGCGGCACGGCCCCCTTGCCCGACCACCCCGACTTCGAGCGCCCGTTCGCGGACTACATGCACGGCTACACGGTGCGCAACACCACGGGCCGGCCGCAACGCATCAAGGCGGTGACCGTCACGGCCGCGCACCGGATCATGAACTCGCACGACGACACACAGTGCACGGTGGGGCAGATCCTGGCGCCCGCTGCCTCATGCTCCGTGGTGGTGGGCCGGCCGCACTGAGGCCGGGCGGGCACCTACCCGACGGACTGCTCCAGCGCCTGCCGCGCCGTGGCCGTGAGCGCGGCCGTGAGCGCATCCAGCACGGCCGATTCGAGGTTCCAGCAGTGCCAGTAGAGCTGGATGGGCAGCGAGCGCCCCGGCGCCAGGTCCACCAGGCTGCCTTCGGCCAGGGCCTGGCGCACCATCAGCTCGGGCACCACGCCCGCGCCCCAGCCCGCGTGCACGGCGCGCACCTGGCCTTCGGAGCTGGGCACGAACAGGTGGCTGAGCGCCACGCGCTTGAGCCCGAAGCTGCGCGCGATGAACTCGGCCTGCATGTCGTCCTTGCGGTTGAACGACAGGAACGGCACGCTGCGGAAGTTGTGCGGCGTGAGCCCGTGCGGCAGGTGCTGCTCGGCGAACGCGCGCGAGGCCACGGCCACATAGGGCATGGCGCCCAGCGGCACCACGCGGCAGCCGCGCAGCGCCTGCTTGAGCGTGGTGACGCAGCCCAGCACCTGGCCCGAGCGCAGCCATTCCTGCGTGAAGTCCTGGTCGTCCACGATGATCTCGAACGGCAGGCGCTGGCGCACGAGATCGTGCAGCGCATCGAGCGCCCAGGTGGCGATGCTGTCGGCGTTGATGGCGATGGAGATGCGCTCGTCCTCGCGCGTGCCGCCCGGCGCGCTGGGCGCGAGTTCCTGCAGGTCGCGCTCCAGGTCGGCGCGCAGCAGGCGCAGCTGCTTGGTGTGCTTGAGCAGCAACTGGCCCGCGCTCGTGGGCTTGAGCGGCCGGCTGCGCACGATGAGCACCGAGCCCACCTGCGCCTCCAGCGCGCGCAGGCGCTGCGACACGGCCGACTGCGTGACGTTGAGGCGCTGGGCCGCGCGCTCGAAGCCGCCCTCCTCCACGATGGCGGCCAGGCATTCGAGGGCGGCGGGGTCGTAGGTGCTCATTTGTATTAGGGCATCTGATGATTTCGCATGTAGTTTAATTTTGCTTTTTATTCGGCGCAATGCGGCGCACACTGCGCGGCATGAAAACCATCGTCCTGGGCGCCGGCATCATCGGCGTGAGCACCGCCTGGCACCTGCTGGAGCGCGGCCATGAAGTCATCGTCGTCGATCGCCAGAGCGATGCGGCGATGGAAACGAGTTTCGCCAACGCGGCGCAGATCTCGGTGAGCTACTGCGAGCCCTGGGCCAACCGCGAGGCGCCCTGGAAGGCGCTCAAGTGGATGTTCGACAAGGAGGCCCGCTGCTCTTCCGTCCGCAGATGGACTGGCAGCAGTGGCGCTGGGGCCTGCAGTTCCTCGCGCAGTGCAACGACGCGGCCTTCGAGCGCAACGTGGCGCAGATCGTGGCACTGGGCGCCTACAGCCACGCGGCGCTCAAGGACGTGGTGCGCGCCACGGGCATCGAGTACCACCGGCTGGAGCGCGGCATCGCGCACTTCTACACCGACCAGAAATCGTTCGACGACGCAGGCCACGCCGTGGAGCTGATGCGCAAGCACGGCGTGCAGCGCCGCCTCGTGAGCCGCGAGGAGCTGCTCGCGATCGAACCCGCCTTCAAGGCCTACGGCGACAAGATCACCGGCGGCACCTACACCAACACCGACGAGAGCGGCGATGCGCGCGTCTTCACGCAGGAGCTGGCGCGCCGCTGCGCCGAACGTGGCGCGCAGTTCCTCTACGGCCACGACGTGCTGCGCCTCAACCGGATCGGCAGCGCTATCGATTCCGTAGCTGTCTGCGCCCGCGAGACCAGCGCAGTGGGCCGAAAGGACTTCATCCTCAAGGGCGACGCCGTGGTCGTGGCCTGCGGCTCGTACAGCGCGCCGCTGCTGCGCAGCGTGGGCGTGCACCTGCCCATCTACCCCGGCAAGGGCTACAGCGCCACCTTCCCGCTGCTGCGGCCCGAGGGCGCGCCCATGGTCTCGACCATCGACGACGGCCGTAAGATCGCGATGAGCCGCCTGGGCAACTTCCTGCGCGTGGCGGGCACCATCGAACTGGGCGGCTTCGACCTCTCGCTCGACAGCCCCGTGGCGCGCGCGCGCTGCCACATGCTCTCGCGCCGCATCGCGGAGATCCTGCCCGGCGTGTGCGACACGCGCACGCCCGAGGAAGGCGGCAATCCGCAGTACTGGACCGGGCTGCGCCCCGCCACGCCCACCAACATCCCGTTCATCGGCCGCACGCCGCTGGGCAAGCTCTGGGTCAACGCGGGCCACGGCACGCTGGGCTGGACGCACGGCGCGGGCTCGGGCAAGGCCGTGGCCGAACTCATCAGCGGCGAGCGGCCCGCGATGGCCTTCGGTTTCCTGGGCGAAGCGCCGGGCCGCGCCCCGGCCACGGCCCTGGCGGCCTGAGAGCCCGCCCACGGCCTGCAGACTCCGGCGGGGGCCGCTACCATCCCCCGCATGTCCGCACACTACCTGTTCCTGACCACCTCCACCCGCGAGCCGGGCCACCTGGGCAACACCGAGTGGCTGGCCCGCGAGGCCGCCGCCGCCCTGCCCGAAGGCACCCGGCAGACCTGGCACGCCCTGGCGCGCATGGCGCTGCCGCCCTTCGTGGACCAGCGCCACACCACCGGCACCTACGCCCCGCCCGAGGGCGACATGAAGACCCTGCTCGACGCCACGCTGGCCGCCACCGACATCGTCTTCGTCTCGCCCGTGTACTGGTACAGCATCCCCTCGCCGCTCAAGACCTACCTGGACCACTGGAGCGCCTGGATGCGCGTGCCGGGCCTGGCGTTCAAGGAGCCCATGGCCGCCAAGACCCTGCGCCTCGTCACCACCAGCGGCGACCGCGCCAAGGCCCAGCCCATGATCGACTCCGTGCAGCTGTGCGCGCAGTTCCTGCACATGCGCTGGGGCGGCGCGCTCTGGGGCAAGGGCGGCCCTCCGGGCTCGGTGCAGAACGACACGCAGGCGCTGCAGGCTGCACAGGGCTTCCTGAGCGGCACGGCCGCCTGATGGCCCCGCCCGCACCGCGCGGGGCGCACGCATGAGCCCCGGCGAAGCCGCGGCCCTCGGCCAGGCCGTGGGCCGCCACGCGCTGGCCCTGTGGCTGCTCGGGCTGGCGCCCGCCCTCGCGCTGGCGGGCGGACTGTGGTGGCGTGCACAGCGCGGCGCTGCGGTCACGCCCCGGCACTGGGCCCTGCTCTGCGCGCTGCCGGCCGTGGCGCTGTTCACCGTCCTTGCGGGCCAGATCGCGCCCGGCTCGCCGCTCGTGCGTTTCGATGCCGCACTTGCCGCCACGCTGGGCGCGCAGCTGCCCGCCGCCGTGCTGCATCTGGCCGCCGTGCCCACCTGGGCTGGCAATCCGCCCGTCATCGTCGCGCTCGTCCTGGCCGTGGCCGCCTGGCTGCTGCGGCGCGGCGAGCGGGCGCTGGCCGGCGCCTGGGTCGCGGCCGTGGCCGGCAACGCGCTGCTCAACCGCGCGCTCAAGGAAAGCTTCGAACGCGCACGGCCGCCGCACACGCACGGCGTGGTCAGCGAGACGGGCTTCAGCTTCCCCAGCGGCCACGCCTCGGGCACGCTCGTGGCCTACGGCATGCTGGCCTACCTCGTGCTGCGCCTGGCGCCACCGGCCTGGCACCTGCCCGCGCTGCTGGGCGCGGCCTGGCTGGCCTGGACCGGCGCCTGCAGCCGTGTGCTGCTGCAGGTGCACTACGCGAGCGACGTGGTGGCAGGGCTGGCGAGCGGCTCGGTGTGGCTGGGCCTGTGCATCCTGGGCCTGCGCTGGGCACAGGCGCGGCCCCTCCACCCGGCAGCCTGAGGCTCAGTGCAGGCTGCGCTGCTGCGCCAGGAAGTCGAGCAGCGCGCCGTCGAAGCCCTCGGGGTCTTCGAGCTGGGGCCAGTGCCCCACGGCCGGCAGGCTCAGGTGGCGCGCATCGGGCAGCACCTGGGCCAGGGCCTTCAGCGCCTCGGGCGGCGTGCAGCGGTCCTGCGCACCGCTGACGAGCAGCGTGGGCGCATGCATGTAGCTCAGCGTGGCCGCGTCGCGGTCGAACGCCGTCAACGCCTGGACCGCATGGCGGTAGACCGCGCGGTGCACCTGGCCCATGGCATGGCGGATCAGCTTCACGCCTTCGGGCAAGGCCCCGCTGCCGCTTTGCTGCGGCACCAGCAGGTCGGCGATCTCCGCCATGGAGCGGCCGGCATCCAGCGCCTGCAGGCGCGGCTGCACCCAGGCCTGGCGCGCCGCCTCGTCCAGCGGCGGTCCGCCCGCGCAGAGCACCAGGCGCTGCACGCGGCGCGGGTCGCGCAACGCGGCCTCCAGCGCCACCATGGCGCCCAGGCCGTGGCCCACCAGGGTCACACGCTCGCAGCGCAAGGCCTCGGCCAGCGCGAGGCAGCGCTGCGCCAGGCCCTTGAAGCCATAGGGTTCGATGGGTGCGCTGTAGCCATAGCCCGGCATGTCCCAGGCCACGGCGCGGTAGCCCAGGCTGGCCAGGGTCTCGACCTGGGGCGCGAACGAGAGGTGGCCGCCGTCGGCATCGTGCAGCAGGAGCACCGTGGGGCCATGGCCCAGGGTGGTGAAGTGGGGGAGGTGCGCCATGATCTGGGAACCCCTTCGGCAGCACGCCGCGGGGAGCCGGACCATAATAGCCCAGTCCCTCCAAGCCAGCGCGGCCCCGCGCGCCCGTTTTCGTGAACCCTCCCCCCCGCCGCCCGTTCTCGCCCGCCCCCGAGCTTTTCCACGCGCGAGTTCCGCGATGCACTGGGCATGTTCGCCACGGGCGTGACCATCGTCACGGCGCGCGGCGCCGACGGCGGCCTCGTGGGGCTCACGGCCAACTCGTTCAATTCGGTCTCGCTGCAGCCGCCGCTGGTGCTGTGGAGCCTGGCGCGCGCGGCGGCGTCGCTCGCGGCGTTCGCCACGGGCTCGCACTACGCGATCAACGTGCTCGCGGCCGACCAGAAGGCGCTGGCCGAGCGCTTCGCCGCACGCGGCGTGGACCGCTGGGCCGGCGTGGCGCATGCCCCGGGCATCAGCGGCGCGCCCGTGCTCGCGGGCGCGGCCGCGACCTTCGAATGCTTCAACCGCAGCCGCTACGAGGAAGGCGACCACGTCATCTTCGTGGGCGAGGTGGAGCGCTGCAGCCGCCGGCACGATGCCTCGCCGCTGCTGTACCACGGCGGCCGGTTCTATACCGAGCACCCGCTGGGCGCCGACTAGGGCCTGTTCACATCACTCCGGCAGGGCCGCCGCCTTGACCCAGGCGACCATGTCGTCGTAGGCGGCGCGCGGCGTTTCCAGGTGGCCGCCGGGCACTTCCAGATAGCGGTTGCGGGGGTTGGCCGGCAGCCGGTCCACCAGGTAGGCGCGCAGGCGGCCGAACAGCGGGTCCTTCTCGCCCACGGCCGTGAACACGGGCAGGGTGGCCGGCAGGCGCGGCGCCGTGACGGACATCTCGGCGTCGGAGGCCGGGTCGAAATACGACAGGAAGTTGCCCGCCGTCGTGATCAGCGGCTGCTGGCGGCCCTGGTTGATGTCGATGAAGCGCTCGCGCTCACCACCCTTGCCCGCGGCCACCAGTTCGCGGGCCTTCTCCAGGCTCTCGCGCACGGGCGCCAGCCCCGGCAACGTGCTGTAGAGCTGGGGTACGTGCCCGGGCGCGAGCAGCACCAGCGCCTGCACGTCGCCGCCGCGCACCGCATGGCTCAACGCGGCGGGCACGCCCATGCTGTGCCCCATGAGCACGATGCGCGTGGCGCCCTGCTCACGCAGCGCGCGCACATGGCCCGCGACCTCCTGCATGGCCTGGTCCCAGTTTCCATCGAGATAGCGGGTGCGCGACCAGGGCATGTCGGGCAGCCGCACGAGCCAGCCCTCGCCTTCGAAGCGGGACTTGAGCGGCGAGAAGTTCGGGTCCTGCGGATTGCCCGGGCTCTTACCGTGCAGCATCAGGACACCGATGCGCTCCTGCGCTGCCGGGGACAGGGACGGCAGCGCGGCGCCGAGCGTGGCCAGCGCGCCCGCGCCGACGGCGCGGACCAGGGAACGGCGGGTGGTCATGGGTGGGGCTCCTCCTCGTGGTGAAGCGCCCATTCTTGGCGCCGCCGGCGGCGCCGTCCAGAGGGAAGGTCCGCGGCGCGCGCGGCAGCCTTACTTGGGGGCCACTTCCGGCAACTCGATCTTGACCTCGAGCACCTCGAGGTCGTCCTGGCGTTCGAAGTGGACCTTGAGGTCGTCGGGATTGATCTTCACGTACTTGGAGATCACCGCCACGAGTTCGCGCTGCAGCGCGGGCAGGTAGTCGGGCTGGCCGGCGTTGCGGCCGCTGCGCTCGTGCGCCAGGATGATCTGCAGGCGTTCCTTGGCGACCGCCGCGGTCTTCTTCTTCTCGCCGAGCAGGAAGGACAACAGGGACATGCCGCTTACCTCCCGCCGAAGATGCGCTTGAAGAAGCCGGGCTTCTGCGCGTCGATGAAGCGCAGGGGCTTTTCCTCGCCGAGGAAACGCGCCACCACGTCCTTGTAGGCTTCGGACACGTCCGAGCCTGCCAGGTGGATGGCCGGCGTGCCCTGGTTGGAGGCCTGCAGCACCGACTCGGACTCAGGCACCACGCCGATGAGCTTGATGCGCAGGATGTCCTGGATGTCGTCCAAGCTCAGCATCTGGCCGTCTTCCACGCGGTTGGGGTTGTAGCGCGTGATGAGCAGGTGCTCCTTCACGGGCTCGCCGCCCTCGATGGCGCGCTTGGTCTTGCTGCTGAGCATGCCCAGGATGCGGTCGGAGTCGCGCACCGAGGACACCTCGGGGTTGGTCACGAGCAGCGCCTCGTCGGCGAAGTGCATGGCCATGAGCGCACCGCTCTCGATACCGGCGGGCGAGTCGCACACGATGTACTCGAAGCCCATCTCGGCCAGGTCCTTGAGCACCTTCTCCACGCCGTCCTGCGTGAGCGCGTCCTTGTCGCGCGTCTGGCTGGCGGCCAGCACGAACAGGTTCTCGCACTGCTTGTCCTTGATGAGGGCCTGGTGCAGGTTGGCCTCGCCGTGGATCACGTTGATGAGGTCGTACACCACGCGGCGCTCGCAGCCCATGATGAGGTCGAGGTTGCGCAGGCCGACGTCGAAGTCGATCACCGCGGTCTTGTGGCCGGCGAGCGCGAGGCCGGATGCAAAGCTGGCACTGGTGGTGGTCTTGCCCACGCCACCCTTGCCGGAGGTCACGACGACGATTTTGGCCATGGTGTGCTGGTTTCCTTGCGTTGGTTCTTGACGAAATTCGGTTTAGAGCGGTTCGATGAGCAGCTTCTCGCCCTCGAGCCTCACCTGGGCGGGCTTGCCGCGCACCGCATCGGGCAGCGCGGTCTCGGTCGTGCGGTAGATGCCCGCGATGGACACGAGCTGCGGCTCCAGGCAGGTGCTGAAGATGCGCGCCTCGGTGTTGCCGCGCGCGCCCGCGATGGCGCGGCCGCGCAGCGGCGCGTAGACGTGGATGTTGCCGTCGGCGATGACCTCGGCGCCGAAGCTCACGATGGCCATCACCACCAGGTCCGCGCCGCGCGCGTACACCTGCTGGCCCGAGCGCAGCGGCTTGTCGACCACCACGGTGCCGGGGCCGGGCACGGGCACCTCGACGGGCACTTCGCGCACCACCTCGACCTCGCGCACCACTTCACGGACCACCTCGCGCGACGCCGCCTCGGGGGCCTGGGCGCGCGCCGCCTCGGGCGCAGCCACCAGGCCGGCCGCGCGGGCCGCCTCCATCTGGGCGGTGCTGCCGCCGCGCACGGCCACGGGCTGCGTGCGGTGCTGGCGCAGCAGGGCCGCCAGGGCCGGGAAGTCGATGGGTTCCTCGGACTCGCGCACGGCGGCGAGGTCGATCAGCACCGGGTCGTTGTCGAAGAAGTCGGGATCGTCCCCGAGGCGGGCCGCCAGCTCGGCGGCCAGCGCCTTGGCGTCGGTGGTCTTGAGCGCCACGGCCACGACGGGCAGCTGGGCGCTCTTGAGGTCAAAGCTGGTGCGGGCCTGGCCCGCCGTGTCAACGGCCATGAAGGGAGTGCGAAAAAGGCGCTGCTCAAAGCCGCGAAGTGTACCGTGCGGGCGGCGCGGCCCTGTTACAAAACCACCAGCGCCCGCCCCGGCGGCGCTATGCGCCCTCGGCCATCCAGCGCGCCGTGCCCGACACGCGGATGGAGCCGCCGGGCTCCGGCCCGATCTCGGCGTGCAGGCGCGAGCGCATGCCCATGTCCTCGCCCTGCACCACGTCGATGGCGCCCCCATGGGGCCAGCCCAGGTCGCGCAGGTAGCCGGCCAGCGCGGCGGTCGCGGCGCCGGTGGCCGGGTCTTCCAGCACGCCGCCCGACGCGAAGGCGTTGCGCGTGTGCCAGAGCCGGTCCGATTCGGCCCAGGCGAGCACGATGGTGACCAGCCCGGCGTCCCGCATGAGGCGCCGGCCCGCGTCGAGCGCGTACCGCATGGCCGCCAGCGCGGCGCGGCTGCGCAGAAGCAGCACCAGGTGGTCCGCGCCACCATGGATCAGCGCGGGGGGAATGCGCGCATCCAGGTCGGCGGCGGTGTAGCCGAACAGCGCGAGGACCTGCTCCACCAGCGCGGCGGGCGCGCCTGCACTGCGCGTGGGTGGCGACTGCAGCGCGGCCCGCACCAGTCCGCCGCCGCTGCGCCCCTCCACCGTGATATCGGCCCGGCTCAGCGACAGCGGGAAGACGCCGTCGCCCTGCCGCCGCGCCAGCGCCGCCCCCAGGGCGATGGTGGCGTGGCCGCAGAAGGGCACCTCGGACTCCGGCGAAAAATAGCGCACGCGCCAGCCGCTGCCCTCGGGGCGGCGAAGGCGGTTTCCGAGAAGCCCACCTCGGCGGCGATGCGCTGCATGTCGGCGGGCGGCGGCAGGGCATCGCCCAGCCAGACGCCGGCGGGGTTTCCGCCCTGGGCGCCATCGGAGAAGGCGGCGATCTTCTGGAGCGTCATGCGGCAGGTCCTCAGAGTTTGGGAATGCGGATGCGGCTGATCATGAGCGAGCCCGAGAGCGCGAACAGCAGCACCAGCGGGTGCAGCGTGAAGCCGCCGATCACCACGCTGCCGAACCAGAGCTGGTCGCGCAGCGCGCCCATGGAGGCCGCCACGGCGAGCAGCCCCACGAGCACGATGGAGGTGGGGATGGGCGTGCCCTCGAAGTGCTTCACCTTGCCGCTGTCGTCGGCCAGCGTCTCGGCCGTGATGTTGAAGCGCGCCAGGCGCGAGACGCCGCAGGCCACGAAGTAGGCCAGCACCACGCGGTCGTACAGGCCCTGCATGCCGCAGCCGTAGGCGATGAGCGCAGGCGCCACGCCGAACGAGATCACGTCGGCCAGCGAATCCAGCTCGCGCCCCATGGCCGAGCTTTTCTGGCGCCAGCGCGCGATGCGGCCGTCGAGCACGTCGAACACCAGGGCCGCGAGCACGAGCGCGCATGCGAAGTACACGTGGCGCACGTCGGTGGTTTCGATGTAGGTGATGATCGAGAACAGCGACCCCACGCCGCAGAAGGCGTTGCCCAGTGTGAACCAGTCCGCGAGGTGGAACTCGCGGATCATCGAGAAGCGTTTGGGGGTGGAACTCATGCGGACATTATGGAGCGCTCCCGCGCACAGACCGCGCTCGACACCTCACCAGACCAGCGCCCCAAGGCGCCGCAGCGGCCGCCCCATTTGCGCGATCAGCTATCGGAAAAGGAGCAATCCAGGGCAGCGCACCCGGTCATTGGAAGCGCGGCGCGCGCTTCTCGATGAAGGCCGTGACGGCCTCGCGGTGGTCGGCCGTCTTGTGCGCGATGGCCTGGTAGCCCGCCGAGAGTTCGAGCAGCGATTCGAGCGTGGCGTGCTCGCCTTCGCGCAGCAGGCGCTTGGTCATGCGCATCACGGCACCGGGGTTG contains:
- the pssA gene encoding CDP-diacylglycerol--serine O-phosphatidyltransferase translates to MSSTPKRFSMIREFHLADWFTLGNAFCGVGSLFSIITYIETTDVRHVYFACALVLAALVFDVLDGRIARWRQKSSAMGRELDSLADVISFGVAPALIAYGCGMQGLYDRVVLAYFVACGVSRLARFNITAETLADDSGKVKHFEGTPIPTSIVLVGLLAVAASMGALRDQLWFGSVVIGGFTLHPLVLLFALSGSLMISRIRIPKL
- the minC gene encoding septum site-determining protein MinC — encoded protein: MAVDTAGQARTSFDLKSAQLPVVAVALKTTDAKALAAELAARLGDDPDFFDNDPVLIDLAAVRESEEPIDFPALAALLRQHRTQPVAVRGGSTAQMEAARAAGLVAAPEAARAQAPEAASREVVREVVREVEVVREVPVEVPVPGPGTVVVDKPLRSGQQVYARGADLVVMAIVSFGAEVIADGNIHVYAPLRGRAIAGARGNTEARIFSTCLEPQLVSIAGIYRTTETALPDAVRGKPAQVRLEGEKLLIEPL
- a CDS encoding alpha/beta fold hydrolase, which codes for MAHLPHFTTLGHGPTVLLLHDADGGHLSFAPQVETLASLGYRAVAWDMPGYGYSAPIEPYGFKGLAQRCLALAEALRCERVTLVGHGLGAMVALEAALRDPRRVQRLVLCAGGPPLDEAARQAWVQPRLQALDAGRSMAEIADLLVPQQSGSGALPEGVKLIRHAMGQVHRAVYRHAVQALTAFDRDAATLSYMHAPTLLVSGAQDRCTPPEALKALAQVLPDARHLSLPAVGHWPQLEDPEGFDGALLDFLAQQRSLH
- a CDS encoding flavin reductase family protein, with protein sequence MFATGVTIVTARGADGGLVGLTANSFNSVSLQPPLVLWSLARAAASLAAFATGSHYAINVLAADQKALAERFAARGVDRWAGVAHAPGISGAPVLAGAAATFECFNRSRYEEGDHVIFVGEVERCSRRHDASPLLYHGGRFYTEHPLGAD
- the minD gene encoding septum site-determining protein MinD, whose product is MAKIVVVTSGKGGVGKTTTSASFASGLALAGHKTAVIDFDVGLRNLDLIMGCERRVVYDLINVIHGEANLHQALIKDKQCENLFVLAASQTRDKDALTQDGVEKVLKDLAEMGFEYIVCDSPAGIESGALMAMHFADEALLVTNPEVSSVRDSDRILGMLSSKTKRAIEGGEPVKEHLLITRYNPNRVEDGQMLSLDDIQDILRIKLIGVVPESESVLQASNQGTPAIHLAGSDVSEAYKDVVARFLGEEKPLRFIDAQKPGFFKRIFGGR
- the minE gene encoding cell division topological specificity factor MinE, giving the protein MSLLSFLLGEKKKTAAVAKERLQIILAHERSGRNAGQPDYLPALQRELVAVISKYVKINPDDLKVHFERQDDLEVLEVKIELPEVAPK
- a CDS encoding alpha/beta fold hydrolase, producing MTTRRSLVRAVGAGALATLGAALPSLSPAAQERIGVLMLHGKSPGNPQDPNFSPLKSRFEGEGWLVRLPDMPWSRTRYLDGNWDQAMQEVAGHVRALREQGATRIVLMGHSMGVPAALSHAVRGGDVQALVLLAPGHVPQLYSTLPGLAPVRESLEKARELVAAGKGGERERFIDINQGRQQPLITTAGNFLSYFDPASDAEMSVTAPRLPATLPVFTAVGEKDPLFGRLRAYLVDRLPANPRNRYLEVPGGHLETPRAAYDDMVAWVKAAALPE